The DNA window ATTGTTAATGCCGTAGCGGCTTTCCACCGCTATAAAACCGATCTCATTATTGTTGATTTTGGTACCGCCACAACGTTTGATTACATCTCTGCTGAGGGTGAATATATGGGAGGATTAATTGTGCCCGGCATTGGTATTTCGGCCGAAGCCCTTTTTAAAAACGCCTCGCAATTACCTCGTGTAGAAATTGAAAAACCTAAGCATGTGGTAGGTAAAAACACCATCGAATGCATGAAATCGGGCATTTACTACGGCTATGTAGGAATGGTGGACAGTGTAGTAGAAAAAATGGAAGCCGAAATTGGCCGTAAAACCAAAGTGATTGCAACAGGTGGCTTGGCTAAAGTGATTGCCGCCGATGCTAAACGTATTGATGAAGTAGACGACTATTTAACACTTGAAGGATTAAAACAAATCTATAACTGGAATACTCCAACTTAAACTATGTCAAAAAAAACTTTTACTTCCTGCCCTTGTGACAGTGGAAAAAAATTTAAGGAATGCTGCGAACCTTTTTTAACCGGTGCCGAAAAGCCAAAAACAGCCGAAGCTCTTATGCGTTCACGTTATTCGGCTTTTGCCTCGCACAATACCGATTATATTTTAGAAACCATTGATCCCCAAGGTCCTAAAGACTATGACCGTGCCTCCATAGAGGCCTGGGCCACCAATTCGGAATGGAAAGGGCTAGAAATAGTTTCCACCGATAAGGGAGCCTCCCACGACAACACCGGCATGGTAGAATTTAAGGCCAAATTTAAAGCCGAGGGTAACGACTTAGTCCATCATGAAAAAGCGCAATTTTTAAAACGGAATGGGGTATGGTTTTATGCCGATGGCAAGGTATTGGGTGCCCCCACCGTAAAACGAGAAACACCAAAAATTGGCCGTAACGACCCTTGCTCGTGCGGGAGCGGTAAAAAATTTAAAAAATGCTGTGGAGCTTAAATAATATGAAAAAAACTATCTCTTCATTTCTTTTTGTAATTCTTGCCTTAGGGTTAGGCATAACTTCTTGCAACAATAACAAAACACCTCCCAACACCGTTCCAGTTACAAGCCTTGATGGCCGCATTAAAATGTATTTTCCGTATGAATGGAAACAGGATATCCCCTCAAAATATCCCGATATTGTACTGGGCATGAGCAAATCACCCTTCGATTTAGTATGGGTGTTTTCATACAACAAGCAAACTAGTCCCGACTTTAAAGGTTTAAATGATACTGCTGCTGAAGATTTAAAAGGAAAACAGGAAAAATTAAATGCTACGGTTTTAAAACCCATTAGCGAGGGCTCATTGGGAAAAAATAAAACTATCAAATACGCTTACTCCATTAAAAATGGGCCAGTGGAATTGGCCCATAATGTTTCTACTTTAGAAACAGAGTGCTGTTTTATTTATATAGACGCTATTTCTAAAGCCGAAAACTTTGCCACCTCAGAAAAGGAAATTGAAAAGATTTTAAAAAATACCCAAATTGAAAACCCTGCCGAAATTCACGACGCCAAGCTTTTAGAAGATAACCAAAATAAAAATGTTTATTTGGTAGGCACCATCGAAAACTTTACGGCCACACCCGACCTTCAAGGATCATGGGGTTGGCAAATTAAATTGGATGATGGGAAAATAATACCGTTAGGTGGATTTATTAATTCGGCAGAAATTAATAATTTGATGGGTAAAAAGGCTCTTGTTTTTGGTAATTTGTATTTTGGAAAACTGGGCGAAAATAAAAATGAAGCATACAGGCTCGATATTGTATCGGCCATGGCTCTTAAAAAATAAACTAGGCCCGTAATAAATAAACCACCAGTACAAGCAGCGCAAAAACAAAACGATAGTACGCAAAAATTTGGAATGTATACGTGCGTACAAACTGAAGTAAATATTTAATACTTAAAAAGCCAATAATACCCGATACTAAAATTCCCACAATTTCATTAACCCCTACCCCGCCCTTTATAAAATCATCAAATTTCAACACACAGGCGCCAAAGGTTATGGGGGTAGCAAGCAAAAAAGAAAAGCGCGCCGCCGAAACACGATCTACTTTTAACAAACGGGCGGTTGTCATGGTAATGCCCGAACGGGAAACGCCTGGAAAAAGAGCTAGAGCTTGACTGATACCAATCAAAAGCGCTTCTTTAAGTCGTATATCACCCAAATTTTTATTGGAAGAACTTTTGGCATCTACCGCCCAGAGAATAACACCCATAATAGCCATGGCTCCGGCCACTAAAAGAGGTGCTCTAAAATTAGCTTCAATAATATCATCTAAAGCAAGCCCCACCAAAGCACCGGGAACAGACGCAGCTACTAAATATAAAAATAAATTGCGCGTAAGAATATTACGCTCTGTTTTGCCATTAGCTGTAAAACTAATAAAAAAACCACGAAAAAGCTCCACCCAATCTTTCCAAAAATAGGCAACAATGGCGATGAGCGTTCCAAAATGAAGTGCCACATCAAACGAAAGCCCAGGGTCATCAAAATTGAGCA is part of the bacterium genome and encodes:
- a CDS encoding type III pantothenate kinase, giving the protein MLLAIDIGNTNTVLGLYKGEKLIHNWRLETKKERTGDEWGIFLKELFQFEKIKLEDLSGVVISNVVPVLNRSMKEMCARYLKKTPVMVGAEINIDMPIATDNPSEVGADRIVNAVAAFHRYKTDLIIVDFGTATTFDYISAEGEYMGGLIVPGIGISAEALFKNASQLPRVEIEKPKHVVGKNTIECMKSGIYYGYVGMVDSVVEKMEAEIGRKTKVIATGGLAKVIAADAKRIDEVDDYLTLEGLKQIYNWNTPT
- a CDS encoding YchJ family protein produces the protein MSKKTFTSCPCDSGKKFKECCEPFLTGAEKPKTAEALMRSRYSAFASHNTDYILETIDPQGPKDYDRASIEAWATNSEWKGLEIVSTDKGASHDNTGMVEFKAKFKAEGNDLVHHEKAQFLKRNGVWFYADGKVLGAPTVKRETPKIGRNDPCSCGSGKKFKKCCGA
- a CDS encoding undecaprenyl-diphosphate phosphatase; protein product: MTLLHSVILGIVQGLGEFLPISSSGHLVVTPWLLNFDDPGLSFDVALHFGTLIAIVAYFWKDWVELFRGFFISFTANGKTERNILTRNLFLYLVAASVPGALVGLALDDIIEANFRAPLLVAGAMAIMGVILWAVDAKSSSNKNLGDIRLKEALLIGISQALALFPGVSRSGITMTTARLLKVDRVSAARFSFLLATPITFGACVLKFDDFIKGGVGVNEIVGILVSGIIGFLSIKYLLQFVRTYTFQIFAYYRFVFALLVLVVYLLRA